CTGCCGCGAGCGCAGCAAGCCAGTCATGCTGCACGCATCGGAGCCGGTTGGCCATATCTACCCAGGCAAAGGCACGGCGACACCTGACCGATTGTTTGACCTGCTTCGCGCGTATCCTGAGCAACCCGTCGCTCTGGCGCACTGGGGCGGGGGCCTGCCCTTTTACGAGCTGAACCCGGCTGTTTACAAAGTCACGCGTAACGTGGTCTACGACTCGGCCGCGACGACGTATCTCTACCGTGACGCGGTATTCCCGGCAGTGATGGGAATCATCGGACCGGATCGTGCCCTTTTCGGCAGCGACTACGCGGTGCTCCGACAGGATCGTCTCCTGCGGAAAGTGCGGCAGGTAGTGTCCGGAGACGCGGACCAACAGATGCTGCTCACCAGAAATGCCCGACGGTTCTATCGGTTGGACGGCCTGAAGGAGATCGCAACGTGATTGCTGGCGTTAGAGGGCTCATCGTCGCTCAGGAACCGGCGGCGCTCATCATCGATCTCCATGGCTTCCTGATCCGGGTGCTCACGTCGGGACGAACCGCATCCGCGGCTGGGATCGTTGGGGATCGCGTCTCGCTTCTGACACATCTCGTCGTCCGTGAAGACGCGCTGACACTCTACGGCTTCATCGACCAGGACGAGTTGGACCTGTTTCAGCTGCTACTCACCGTCAGCGGCGTCGGCCCACGAGTGGCGCTCAATCTACTGTCGTTCGACGAGCCAGCCGTGATCTACGCGGCGATCTCGGACGAGGACGTGAAGCTCCTGTCGCGGACGCCGGGTATCGGTAAGAAGATTGCCGAGCAGATCGTGTTTCATCTCAAGCGGCGGCTGCCGGAGACCATCCCGACGGCGGGCGGGAGCGGCCCGCTCGACACGGCGGACCGCGAGGCGCTCGCGGCTCTCGAGGCGCTGGGCTACACGCTCACCGAGGCCCGCGGCGCGCTGAACGCCGTGCAGACTCGTGACGGATTGACGATCGAGGAGCGAGTGTTCCAGGCGCTGCAACGGCTGGGCAACACCTGACTCACGCCGCTCATCGACCACAGCATTACTGACATCATGCGTTGGAACGTCCAACACGCGCGAGGCGCGATCGCAGGGATGCTGCTGGCTCGTGAAGCTCCCCTGGCGACCGCAACCTCGCTGCGGCTTACGCCCGCAATATCCCCTTGACGCGCTTTGTGAGATTCTGCGTGATCCGGCCACGGATGCGCTCGACCTCGTGCTCCGCGAGCTGTCGATCGGGCGCCGAGAATGTCACACGATACGCGAGACTCTTCTTGCCTTCGCCGATGCCCCGACCTCGATAGATATCGAACAGCGTGATGTCAGATGCGAGGGGACGCGCGCCATCGGCGATTGCCTGCCAGACGGCGCTGGCCGGCGTGTCTGCGTCGACGACAACCGCGAAATCCTGTCGGATCGGCTGAAATCGCGAAACGGAGGAGACATTCCAGGTCTCGAGCAACGATTCGGCGAACGGCGTCAGGTCAATTTCGGCGAAGGCGACCCGGCCGGCGACGGCAAATCCTTGTGCCACTCGAGGGTGAACTTCCCCTGCAACTCCGATCTGGACCCCATTCAGCTCGATAGACGCCGATCGTCCGGGCTGCATCGACGGATGATCCAGCGCACTCCAGCTCAGGTCGCGCACCCCGAGCCGGTCTCCAAGCACCTGGACGACGCCCTTGAGATCGAAGAAATCCAGCTTCTTCCTCACTACCTCGGAACCACGATTCCGACTCTCGCGCGCCGCTGAGAGCGATCGCAACGACACGCGGCTCATCAGGCAGCTCGTCACGGCCTCGTGGCTGATATGTCCGGGCCGTCTCGAAGATCGCGACGCGATCACCGTACTTGAGGTTCTCGGACACCATCCGGAGCAGCGACGGCAACATCGTCGGCCGCATGATCTCCCAGTCGGCGCGGGGGGGATTCGTCGCTCGAACCATGTCAGCGTCGCCGCGACGGAACGCGCCCAGAATACGAGGCATACCGCCGCCGTTGGGAGCGAGGCTGGCAAGGTCGACATCGGAGATCATCGAATAGGTTATGACCTCGGTCAGACCGGCGGCGACCAGCGCATCCTGGGTCACACGATCGACGAGTCGAGCCGGATCACGGGAGACCGGGACCGTTCGGCCGGTCGGCAACGTCTCAGGAAGCGATTCATAGCCGTAGACCCGAATAATCTCCTCAACCACATCGGCGGGGATGTTGATGTCGCTTCGATATGTGGGGGCCGAGACGACAACGACCGGATCTCCGCCGTCGTCCTCCACCAATGGTTGAAGATCCAGCCGGCCGAGAATATCGACCACGGTGTCGATCGGGATCTGCATCCCGAGCAGCCGCTCGACCTCCGCGTAGCGCATCCGCACGACGTTCCGCTCGCGCGGCCGCGGATAGGCGTCGGCGACCGCCGTCACCCGCGCTTTCGGGTCGATCTCGGCGAGCAACGCGACGAAACGTTGCAACCCGACCCAGGCCAGGTTGGGATCGACACCGCGCATGAAGCGGGCAGAAGCCTCGGATGGAAGCTTCTGGTTGCGGACTGTACGCCGGACCGGCTTATCGCCGAACGATGCGGACTCGAGCAAGATGGTTGTCGTCGAATCCGAAACCTCACTCTCGACGCCGCCCATCACACCGGCGATCGCGACGGCCCGATCAACGTCGGCGATCACGAGTGTGTCGTCATCGAGCTCACGCATGACATGATCGAGCGTCTCCATCTGCTCGCCCGGCATGGCGCGACGGACGATGATTCGCCCACCATGGATATGCTCGGCGTCAAAGCCATGCATCGGCTGCCCGACCTCGAGCATGACGTAATTCGTGATATCGACGATGCTGTTCACCGGACGCATCCCGGCCAGGGTCAGCCGGCGCTGCATCCAGTCCGGCGACGGCCCGACGGTGATGTCCTCGATCACCGCCAGCGCGTACCTGGCACACAGGTCCGGCGCCTCGATGACGACGCGAGAGTCATCGCGCGGCATTGTCGACAGGTCGACCGTCGGAACGTTCCGGGCGGTGAGATCGAGAATCGCCGCCAATTCCCGCGCGATGCCAACGACCGAGAAGGCGTGAACCAGGTTTGGCGTGATCTCGAACTCGATGACGTCATCGCCGAGGTAATCGCGAAGCGGTACGCCGACCGGGGCGTCGTCCGGCAGCACGAGGATACCCTCATGCTCTTCCGACATGCCGAGCTCCTTCTCGGAGCAGACCATCCCCTCGGACTTCACCCCACGAATCTTGCTGGCCTTGAGCGTCTTGTATTGCAGCGTGTCGACATAGGGATCGATCAATCGCGCGCCAACGAGCGCGAGCGCGATCTTCTGGCCCGGCAGAATATTCGGCGCGCCGGTGACGACAGTGAGCTGATGCGGGCCGGCGTGGACGGTTGCCAGAACGAGGCGATCCGCGTCGGGGTGAGGCACAACGGCGATGACTTCGCCGACGAAGACGTACTCCCACTCCTCGCCAACGCGGGTGACGCTCTCGGCCTCCAGGCCGGCCATCGTCAGTCGGTGGGCAATCTCAGTCGTTGGGAGTTCGGTGTCGACCATATCACGGAGCCAGCGAACGGGTACGCGCATATATCACTCCTCCAGGCTTCGACGGGCAACCCCGCCGCCGCAGTCAACGGTTCGCAGGAACAACGTCAGAGCCGCGCCCGGCCGAACTGCGACAAAAAGCGCAGATCGTTGCCATAGAACTGGCGGATATCCTGGACGTTGTACTTGAGCATCACCAGCCGCTCGACGCCCATGCCGAATGCCCATCCGGTGTACGCGTCAGCGTCGTATCCGACATTCGCAAGCACGTTTGGGTGGACCATTCCAGCGCCGAGCAATTCGATCCAGCCGCTGTTCTTGCAGGTTCGGCAGCCGCGCCCGCCGCAGAACGGGCAGTCGATCGACATGTCGACACCAGGTTCGACGAAGGGGAAAAAGTCGCAGCGAAAGCGCACCTTCCGCTCGGCGCCAAACATCTGGCGCGCGAACTCCGCGAGTGTTCCCTTCAGGTCAGTCATCGTAATCGCGCGGTCTATTGCCAGACCTTCGATCTGATGGAAGTGCCACTCGTGTGTCGCGTCCTGCGCCTCGTACCGATAGGTGCGGCCCGGCACGACGACCCGAACCGGCGGTTCCTGCTGAAGCATCGTGCGGACCTGCATCGGGGACGTATGCGGGCGAAGCGTGATCTCGACCTGGTCGGTGTCGATGAAGATCGTGTCCCAGACGTCACGGGCAGGATGATCCTTCGGGATATTCAGCATGTCGAACGAGTATTCGGCCAACTCGACTTCCGGCCCCTCGACCGTTTGAAATCCGAGATGCGCGAAGATCTCGCTGACCTCGCGGATCATGGAAGTGATCGGGTGGAGACTACCGACCGCAGGTTTGCGTCCGGGCAGCGAGACATCAATCGACTCAGCGAGCAACCGTGAGTCAAGCAGCTCCGACTGGATCGCCGCCTGGCGTGACTCGAAGGCCACCTCGAGTTCCTGCTTGAGCGCGTTCAGCTCGCGGCCACGCGCGCGACGCGCGTCGGCATCCAGTTCAGCAAGACCTTTCAATGCCTCGCTCAGGCTGCCTTTTCGGCCGAGCATTTCGCGATGCCAGCCAGCAAGGCCGGCCTCGTCGGTGACCTGCGCGAGCGCGCTCAGCGCATCCCGTGACAGGTCAGACAATGTCCCGCTCATCGTTCTCTCCCTCACCGATTGTGCGAATCAGCCCTCGGGCGCGATACAACAAAAAAAGACCGTCCTCCGCCAGGGGCGAAGAGCGATCTCGCGATACCACCCTGATTCGCCGGTCGCTTGCACGGGCCGGCCTCAGTCACCCGTTGTGAATCTCGATCCACACCAGGCGGGCTCCAGTAACGGGGAGCGACCGGAGACGACTAATTGCCCCACGGGCTTTCACCGTCCAGCTACGGAGTGAACGTTGCGGCGGACATCCGAGCCGGCTCTCAGTCGGATCGGCCTGGCATCCCTGTCGGTGACCTGCTCCGCAACCCGTCTCCATCGACGCTGCTCTGTTATTGTCCGCCAGTATAGCAACGTCACCGTGAGACGGCATCCATCACAGCCTCAGGCGGGCGCTACAACGGGATCGACGCGGCCCGGTACTTCTGGATAAGGTGCGAGATGAAGCTGGCGTAGTCCGCCGCCAGCGCCGGGGAGTCGATAATCAGAATGTTCTCAGCGTTGAGGGTCGCGCTTCGGCTGAAGTTGTAGGAGCCACTGATCACCGTGTCATCGACAATGAGCACTTTCGCATGCATGAAGTCATGCGGAGTCGTCGGGCTGTATGGCGTCGAGTTCTTTCCCACCAGTCCCGCTTTTGCCACAATCTCCCGGATCGCCGGGATCTTCCACGTGTTGTGCGGCACTGTCTCCCATTGGTCGAGGACTGATGCCTGTTGCGTTCGGTCATAAACACCGGCGATCGATACGTCTCCCGCATTGAGCACTGATTCGAGCGCCTGCAACAATGAGGACGCGTTCAACAGCATGCTGCATATGAGGATCCGGCTACGGGCCGCTTGCACGATTGCCGCAATCCGATCGCCAATCTCTTCGCCGCGACCCGGAGAGAATTCGACTCGGATGCTTGCTGGCTCGCCTTTGTACAACGTATCGACCGGTTCGGTTGTGAAATCACCGCTGCCTTCGAAGTTGCCATCCTCCCACAGCTCGGCAAAGTTGCGCGCATACCACCCCGCGATGCGGGCTGAGTAGACATGCAGGATGTTGTTCTCCTGGAGCGTCCAGGAATCATCGGTGAAGTTCGTTGATCCGGTCCAGACCGCGCCGTTCGGCAGGCCGGCGTCCCGAACGATGTACTTGTGGTGCATCAGCTTTCGACCGTCGATCCCGCATGAGTCGTAGCCAAGGGACTCCACAAGCTGCTCGGTGCCCGATTCAGCAGGGTCTGCTCCATGAAGAAGATCCGGCTGCTCTGGCTTCTCCGCGTCATAGGCAATCCGGATGCGGACACCCGCCCTTGCGCGGTCATCGAGCGCCGACGCGATGATGTCGCGCAGAGGTCCACTGAGCCGCATGTCATAAACCGCGATATCGAGTGTCGAGCGCGCAGCCTGAATAAACTGGGCGATGTGATGTCCGACGGACACGGCCGTTTGCTCATTCTGCGAGAGGAAGCGCACTTCCAGCGTGTCCTGCGTCAATCCCGTCGATCCTTTCCCGCCTGGCGGCCCAAAGACGAACACCTGTAGAGAGAACCGCAGCACGCCATGACGCGCGTGTGGAGCAGTATGCAGCGAAACAGGTACGATAGCCGCAGAACACGCGCGATGCGCGCGGGCAGGCACGACGATCGGCAGTGGAGGGCGAATATGGTGTCTGGCTGGAAGAGCACGGCGATAGATTCGATCTGGGCAAGAGAGATCCTCGACTCACGCGGGAACCCGACGGTCGAGGTCGATGTCACCCTGCAGGACGGGTCGTTCGGTCGCGCTGCCGTGCCATCCGGCGCGTCGACGGGCCAGTTCGAGGCGGTCGAGCTCCGCGACGGTGACGCCAACCGCTATGGCGGCAAGGGCGTCCTGACGGCGGTTACGAACGTGAACGAGGTGATCGGACCCGCGCTCGACAGTATGGACGC
The Thermomicrobiales bacterium genome window above contains:
- a CDS encoding amidohydrolase family protein codes for the protein MLSGIIDAHVHIFPPEIVAAREEYRARDMWFGMLYERPDYLLASPDDLISSMDAAGIEVSIACGFPWDDPGICREHTRWMAEVRAQHPGRIEFLAIVAPNDPSAARDAEQAFDLGAAGIGELNADAQGFDLRLPGSISNLMGVCRERSKPVMLHASEPVGHIYPGKGTATPDRLFDLLRAYPEQPVALAHWGGGLPFYELNPAVYKVTRNVVYDSAATTYLYRDAVFPAVMGIIGPDRALFGSDYAVLRQDRLLRKVRQVVSGDADQQMLLTRNARRFYRLDGLKEIAT
- the ruvA gene encoding Holliday junction branch migration protein RuvA; this encodes MIAGVRGLIVAQEPAALIIDLHGFLIRVLTSGRTASAAGIVGDRVSLLTHLVVREDALTLYGFIDQDELDLFQLLLTVSGVGPRVALNLLSFDEPAVIYAAISDEDVKLLSRTPGIGKKIAEQIVFHLKRRLPETIPTAGGSGPLDTADREALAALEALGYTLTEARGALNAVQTRDGLTIEERVFQALQRLGNT
- the pheS gene encoding phenylalanine--tRNA ligase subunit alpha, which produces MSGTLSDLSRDALSALAQVTDEAGLAGWHREMLGRKGSLSEALKGLAELDADARRARGRELNALKQELEVAFESRQAAIQSELLDSRLLAESIDVSLPGRKPAVGSLHPITSMIREVSEIFAHLGFQTVEGPEVELAEYSFDMLNIPKDHPARDVWDTIFIDTDQVEITLRPHTSPMQVRTMLQQEPPVRVVVPGRTYRYEAQDATHEWHFHQIEGLAIDRAITMTDLKGTLAEFARQMFGAERKVRFRCDFFPFVEPGVDMSIDCPFCGGRGCRTCKNSGWIELLGAGMVHPNVLANVGYDADAYTGWAFGMGVERLVMLKYNVQDIRQFYGNDLRFLSQFGRARL
- a CDS encoding phosphatidylserine/phosphatidylglycerophosphate/cardiolipin synthase family protein, which gives rise to MTQDTLEVRFLSQNEQTAVSVGHHIAQFIQAARSTLDIAVYDMRLSGPLRDIIASALDDRARAGVRIRIAYDAEKPEQPDLLHGADPAESGTEQLVESLGYDSCGIDGRKLMHHKYIVRDAGLPNGAVWTGSTNFTDDSWTLQENNILHVYSARIAGWYARNFAELWEDGNFEGSGDFTTEPVDTLYKGEPASIRVEFSPGRGEEIGDRIAAIVQAARSRILICSMLLNASSLLQALESVLNAGDVSIAGVYDRTQQASVLDQWETVPHNTWKIPAIREIVAKAGLVGKNSTPYSPTTPHDFMHAKVLIVDDTVISGSYNFSRSATLNAENILIIDSPALAADYASFISHLIQKYRAASIPL